One window of Saccharopolyspora phatthalungensis genomic DNA carries:
- a CDS encoding GNAT family N-acetyltransferase: MQHNIEHRIGDYVVRTARPSDADGARKVMLDTFYKEFGHGYDSTWHADVIDIEGTYLQEPRHGLFIAVREGEVVATTAVRANGPSSPPHPQWIADRYPSGETAQLFRVYVDRAHRRHGLARALVSMACDFVAATEGYSAIYLHTNPAIEGAEPFWHAVAKQIHDARGDRQHSPSVHFEIPIPR; this comes from the coding sequence ATGCAGCACAACATCGAACACCGCATCGGCGACTATGTCGTTCGAACGGCTCGACCATCCGATGCCGACGGCGCACGAAAGGTCATGCTCGACACCTTCTACAAAGAGTTCGGACACGGCTACGACTCGACATGGCACGCGGACGTGATCGACATCGAGGGAACTTATCTACAAGAGCCTCGGCACGGCTTGTTCATCGCGGTCCGCGAGGGCGAGGTCGTAGCGACCACAGCGGTGCGAGCCAATGGGCCCAGCAGCCCGCCGCATCCACAATGGATAGCCGACCGCTACCCGAGCGGCGAAACCGCCCAGCTGTTCCGGGTGTATGTCGACCGGGCACACCGCCGGCACGGTCTCGCGCGCGCCCTTGTCTCGATGGCCTGCGACTTCGTCGCAGCCACCGAGGGTTATTCCGCGATCTATCTGCACACCAACCCGGCAATCGAAGGTGCCGAGCCGTTCTGGCACGCGGTCGCAAAGCAGATCCACGATGCACGTGGAGACCGGCAGCACAGTCCGTCTGTCCACTTCGAGATCCCGATCCCGCGCTGA
- a CDS encoding methyltransferase yields the protein MSEYTDSSLRSLADLVTPMSLRVAATLGLADRAGQTGATAESLARQTGASASVLRRLLDHLVTVGVFDRDVETGRYRVTDFGRGLRDDDPGGLRADLDITGWLGRAELAFVELLHTVRTGELGYSRRYGRGFWADLAATPQLRKSFDAKMNRRFEVQATQIAQRFDWGRFSHIVDVGGGDGTLLDRILRTHPKVRGSVLDVPTTAAAATERFAEAGWGERADAVAGSFFEPLPGGADAYVLSDILHDWDDDNARAILTECTRAAAAHGLVLVIEVLREGLPGQGFNTAIDLSMVVFFGGRERTIEEITALAGDCGLELRDTRRVADERTLLEFGIAEPREKT from the coding sequence TTGAGCGAGTACACAGATTCGTCGTTGCGGTCGTTGGCAGATCTGGTGACCCCAATGTCTCTACGGGTGGCCGCAACGCTCGGCCTGGCCGACCGCGCGGGTCAGACCGGAGCGACCGCAGAAAGCCTCGCCCGGCAAACCGGCGCCTCCGCGTCTGTGCTGCGCCGGCTGCTCGACCATCTGGTCACCGTCGGGGTGTTCGATCGCGATGTCGAGACCGGCCGCTACCGAGTCACGGACTTCGGCCGAGGGTTGCGCGATGATGATCCCGGCGGACTCCGCGCCGACCTTGATATCACTGGGTGGCTAGGACGTGCTGAGCTCGCCTTTGTTGAGCTGCTGCACACCGTCAGGACTGGTGAGCTCGGCTACTCGCGTCGCTATGGGCGCGGCTTCTGGGCAGACCTCGCAGCCACGCCGCAGTTGCGCAAGTCGTTCGACGCCAAGATGAACAGGCGGTTCGAGGTTCAGGCGACACAGATTGCGCAGCGATTCGACTGGGGTCGCTTCAGCCATATCGTTGACGTAGGTGGCGGCGACGGCACTTTGCTCGACCGGATACTACGTACTCACCCAAAAGTACGAGGCAGTGTGCTGGATGTGCCAACCACCGCTGCAGCTGCCACGGAGAGATTCGCCGAGGCTGGATGGGGCGAGCGCGCCGACGCGGTGGCAGGCAGCTTCTTCGAGCCGCTGCCTGGAGGCGCAGACGCCTACGTGCTTTCCGACATTTTGCATGACTGGGACGACGACAACGCCAGAGCGATTCTGACCGAATGCACGCGGGCCGCCGCCGCACACGGCCTGGTTCTCGTGATCGAGGTGCTCCGGGAAGGGTTGCCCGGGCAGGGGTTCAACACTGCTATCGACCTGTCCATGGTCGTGTTCTTTGGGGGACGTGAGCGGACCATCGAAGAAATCACCGCGCTTGCGGGGGACTGCGGCTTGGAGCTCCGGGACACCAGGCGGGTGGCCGACGAGCGCACGCTGCTGGAGTTCGGCATCGCCGAACCACGGGAAAAGACCTGA
- a CDS encoding DUF3105 domain-containing protein, translated as MASRKNKAVRGTVVRQRSIPWMLISGVTVVAVFAAVIFGYVFTRWSAQESVRQAQAEAEKASAAFKPSPQNPDPSKTIPGITVAQYAAQQHVTSKQRVAYDHMPPFGGPHDGVWADCTGVVYPEPVRTENMVHSLEHGAVWIAYNPNRVDEAGLDRLKARVAGKPYTMMSPFPGMDSPISLQSWGHQLKVDNANDQRIDQFITALRVNNNGVYPEIGGSCQAYPGAFDTNNPPKFDPTPPGPDAVTMDGRGATAASGAMGQ; from the coding sequence ATGGCGAGCAGGAAGAACAAAGCCGTACGCGGCACCGTGGTGCGTCAGCGGTCGATCCCCTGGATGCTGATCTCCGGCGTCACCGTCGTAGCGGTATTCGCGGCCGTTATCTTCGGGTATGTGTTCACCCGGTGGTCGGCGCAGGAATCCGTCCGGCAAGCCCAGGCCGAAGCGGAGAAGGCCAGTGCGGCGTTCAAGCCGTCGCCCCAGAACCCGGACCCGTCCAAGACGATCCCCGGCATCACGGTCGCCCAATACGCCGCACAGCAGCACGTGACGTCCAAGCAACGCGTCGCCTACGACCACATGCCACCCTTCGGCGGCCCGCACGATGGTGTCTGGGCCGACTGCACCGGCGTGGTCTACCCGGAGCCGGTGCGCACCGAGAACATGGTCCACTCGCTGGAACACGGCGCGGTGTGGATCGCCTACAACCCGAACCGGGTCGACGAGGCGGGCCTGGATCGGCTCAAGGCCCGCGTCGCGGGCAAGCCCTACACGATGATGTCGCCGTTCCCGGGAATGGACAGCCCGATCTCGCTGCAGTCCTGGGGCCACCAGCTCAAGGTCGACAACGCAAACGACCAGCGCATCGATCAGTTCATCACTGCTCTGCGGGTGAACAACAACGGCGTCTACCCGGAGATCGGCGGCTCCTGCCAGGCCTACCCCGGCGCGTTCGACACGAACAACCCGCCGAAGTTCGACCCGACCCCGCCCGGCCCGGACGCGGTCACCATGGACGGCCGCGGCGCCACTGCGGCCAGCGGTGCGATGGGCCAGTGA
- a CDS encoding DUF485 domain-containing protein, with the protein MLNATQPPPRRLSDGRTTSTPTFGEIDKSAARYARPAPDYPGIARSPEFRDLRARLRRFVFPMSALFLIWYLGYVVIAAYLPEFMSIRLVGAVNIGLIMGIGQFVTTILITVLYLRYAARQIDPRVLRLYRNATGEEPR; encoded by the coding sequence ATGCTCAACGCAACCCAGCCGCCACCCCGGCGACTGTCCGATGGCCGGACCACGTCGACACCCACGTTCGGTGAGATCGACAAGTCCGCGGCCCGATATGCCCGCCCGGCGCCCGACTACCCCGGTATAGCGCGCAGCCCCGAGTTCCGCGACCTGCGTGCCAGGCTGCGCCGCTTCGTCTTCCCGATGAGCGCGTTGTTCCTCATCTGGTACCTCGGCTATGTCGTCATCGCGGCCTACCTGCCCGAGTTCATGAGCATTCGGCTCGTCGGCGCGGTCAACATCGGCTTGATCATGGGCATCGGACAGTTCGTGACCACGATCCTGATCACCGTCCTCTATCTCCGGTACGCGGCTCGCCAGATCGACCCGCGAGTGCTCAGGCTGTACCGGAACGCGACCGGGGAGGAGCCTCGATGA
- a CDS encoding FadR/GntR family transcriptional regulator encodes MGAGAVRTYEQVLAQIEQRMLDGLLAPDRLPVNRSSRNSSASAARHCACWKRLASSKFTRSRSRKRDRIRRPPRGGFAILLKMQLALGHFSDTDVLRTRLMLEEWVADAARYATAEDYEALRGILDQMDGLELTARDFNRLDTEFQVRIAEFTGNSLDSYLMSSLRRPFTADDRCLRAVGRLACDREGRAG; translated from the coding sequence ATGGGAGCCGGTGCGGTTCGCACCTACGAGCAGGTCCTGGCGCAGATCGAGCAGCGCATGCTGGACGGGCTGCTCGCACCGGACAGGCTGCCGGTGAACAGGAGCTCTCGCAACTCCTCGGCGTCAGCCGCCCGTCACTGCGCGTGCTGGAAGCGCTTGGCATCGTCGAAGTTCACTCGGTCGCGGTCCCGGAAGCGGGACCGTATTCGTCGGCCGCCCCGGGGAGGCTTCGCGATCCTGCTGAAGATGCAGTTGGCGCTTGGGCATTTCAGCGACACCGATGTGCTCCGCACCCGGCTGATGTTGGAAGAGTGGGTCGCAGACGCGGCGCGCTATGCAACGGCCGAGGACTACGAGGCACTGCGGGGCATCCTGGACCAGATGGACGGGCTGGAGCTGACTGCCCGGGACTTCAACCGGCTGGACACCGAATTCCAAGTGCGAATTGCGGAATTCACCGGCAATTCGCTGGACTCCTATTTGATGAGCTCGCTGCGCAGGCCATTCACCGCAGATGATCGATGCCTACGAGCGGTTGGCCGATTGGCGTGCGACCGCGAAGGCCGTGCGGGCTGA
- a CDS encoding cation diffusion facilitator family transporter, producing MGQGHGHGSAADAVSASGRYVRRLAASFAILLAFFVLEAVVGFLTSSLSLLSDAGHMLTDVLGVGMALAAITAARRPAEDKRTFGLYRMEVLAALANAVLLFGVAGYILYESIARFREPPEVAGVPMMLTAAAGLAANLVVFALLRRGANESLNVRGAYLEVLADTIGSVGVLIGGAVTWAFGWYLADPIVAVAVGLFVLPRTWKLARQALRILVQQAPEGVDVLKLRADLAALPSVTEVHDLHVWTLTSGMEVASAHLTTGADADHGGVLVAAQRVLAERYHIDHATLQVEPVECAKRCQALTW from the coding sequence ATGGGTCAGGGGCACGGGCACGGCTCCGCCGCCGATGCGGTCAGTGCATCCGGTCGCTACGTGCGGCGGTTGGCCGCGTCGTTCGCGATCTTGCTCGCGTTCTTCGTCCTGGAGGCTGTCGTCGGGTTTCTGACGTCCTCGCTTTCGCTGCTATCCGACGCCGGGCACATGCTCACCGACGTACTCGGCGTCGGCATGGCGCTGGCCGCGATCACGGCTGCCCGGCGACCGGCCGAGGACAAGCGGACTTTCGGGCTCTACCGCATGGAGGTGTTGGCCGCGCTCGCCAACGCCGTGCTGTTGTTCGGCGTCGCCGGTTACATCCTCTACGAGTCCATCGCTCGGTTCCGGGAGCCGCCGGAGGTCGCCGGCGTGCCGATGATGTTGACGGCCGCCGCCGGGCTCGCCGCCAACCTCGTGGTGTTCGCGCTGCTGCGGCGGGGTGCCAACGAGAGCCTGAACGTGCGCGGCGCCTACCTGGAGGTGCTCGCCGACACCATCGGTTCCGTCGGTGTGCTGATTGGCGGCGCGGTGACCTGGGCCTTCGGTTGGTATCTTGCCGACCCGATCGTCGCCGTCGCCGTCGGGCTCTTCGTGCTGCCGCGTACCTGGAAGCTGGCCCGCCAGGCACTGCGGATCCTCGTCCAGCAGGCACCCGAGGGCGTGGACGTGCTGAAGCTGCGGGCCGATCTCGCCGCGCTCCCGTCGGTCACCGAAGTGCACGACCTGCACGTGTGGACCCTCACCTCGGGCATGGAGGTCGCCTCAGCCCACCTGACCACCGGCGCCGACGCCGACCACGGCGGCGTGCTGGTCGCGGCGCAGCGGGTGCTGGCCGAGCGCTACCACATCGACCACGCGACCCTGCAGGTCGAACCCGTCGAGTGCGCTAAGCGCTGCCAGGCCCTGACCTGGTGA
- a CDS encoding solute symporter family protein produces MIDAHPVLNVSIFGVFVLITLYMVNRASSVGTATDYFAAGGRFTGAQNGIALSGDFLSAASFLGIAGAIAVHGYDGFLYSIGFLVGWLVNLLLIAEQLRNTGRFTMGDVLSFRMRQRPVRAAAAVSTLVISFVYMIAQMAGAGSLVALLLNVHDANGQALVIGGVGVVMVAYVLVGGMKGTTWVQIVKAGMLMLCGVMMALFLMGKFGFSLTSLLQQAAQQNPLGERIFSPGAKYGKDELTKLDFVSLSLALVLGVAGLPHVLMRFYTVPNAFQARRSVVWATCTMAVFYLCTLVIGYGAAAVNGTEAILAAPGGENSAAPLLAFRIGGTVLLGVVAAVAFATILAVVAGLTLTASASFAHDVYASVVKRGKADPDSEVRVARLTAVVIGAASILGGILVNGQNVAFLVSLAFAFAASANLSTLLFSLFWRRFNTLGTLWGIYGGLGSCLVLVIFSPVVSGSPDSILPGVDFAWFPLSNPGIVSIPVSFLGGYVGTLLGRGQVSEKRSAEMEVRSLTGIGAS; encoded by the coding sequence ATGATCGACGCCCACCCAGTGCTCAACGTGAGCATCTTCGGCGTATTCGTGCTGATCACGCTGTACATGGTCAACCGCGCGAGCAGCGTCGGCACCGCGACCGACTATTTCGCCGCCGGCGGCCGGTTCACCGGCGCGCAGAACGGCATCGCTCTGTCGGGGGATTTCTTGTCGGCGGCGTCGTTCCTAGGAATCGCCGGGGCGATCGCGGTGCACGGCTACGACGGCTTCCTGTACTCGATCGGTTTCCTCGTCGGCTGGCTGGTCAACCTCCTGCTGATCGCCGAACAGTTGCGCAATACCGGCCGTTTCACCATGGGCGATGTGCTGAGCTTCCGGATGCGGCAACGTCCGGTTCGCGCTGCGGCCGCGGTGTCCACGTTGGTGATCTCCTTCGTATACATGATCGCCCAGATGGCCGGTGCTGGAAGTTTGGTGGCGTTGCTGCTCAACGTGCACGACGCCAACGGTCAGGCGTTGGTGATCGGCGGTGTTGGCGTGGTGATGGTCGCCTATGTGCTGGTCGGGGGCATGAAGGGAACGACCTGGGTGCAGATCGTCAAGGCGGGCATGCTCATGTTGTGCGGGGTCATGATGGCCTTGTTCCTGATGGGCAAGTTCGGCTTCAGCCTGACGTCACTGCTCCAGCAAGCGGCGCAGCAGAACCCGTTGGGTGAGCGGATCTTCTCGCCCGGAGCGAAGTACGGGAAGGACGAACTGACCAAACTGGACTTCGTGTCGTTGTCGCTGGCGTTGGTGCTGGGTGTTGCCGGGCTGCCGCATGTCCTGATGCGTTTCTACACCGTGCCGAATGCGTTCCAGGCTCGGCGTTCCGTGGTCTGGGCGACCTGCACGATGGCCGTGTTCTACCTGTGCACCCTTGTGATCGGGTACGGGGCCGCGGCGGTCAATGGCACTGAAGCGATTCTCGCGGCGCCGGGTGGCGAGAACTCCGCCGCGCCACTGCTGGCCTTCCGCATCGGGGGCACGGTACTGCTGGGTGTCGTGGCCGCGGTCGCCTTCGCGACCATCCTTGCCGTTGTCGCCGGGCTGACGCTCACCGCGTCCGCGTCGTTCGCCCACGACGTGTATGCCAGCGTCGTGAAGCGCGGCAAGGCCGATCCGGACTCGGAGGTTCGGGTTGCCCGGTTGACTGCCGTCGTGATCGGTGCGGCATCGATCCTCGGAGGGATCCTCGTCAACGGCCAGAACGTCGCATTCCTGGTTTCGCTCGCGTTCGCATTCGCTGCTTCGGCGAACCTGTCGACGCTGCTGTTCTCGCTGTTCTGGCGGAGGTTCAATACTCTAGGCACGCTCTGGGGTATCTACGGCGGGCTGGGCTCCTGCCTGGTGCTGGTCATCTTCTCGCCGGTGGTGTCGGGGTCACCGGACTCGATCCTGCCCGGCGTGGACTTCGCGTGGTTCCCGCTGAGCAATCCCGGCATCGTGTCGATCCCCGTCTCGTTCCTGGGCGGCTACGTGGGCACGCTGCTCGGGCGCGGCCAGGTGAGCGAGAAACGGTCCGCCGAGATGGAAGTCCGATCTCTCACCGGCATCGGAGCGTCGTGA
- a CDS encoding sensor histidine kinase — protein sequence MSSGLGDTPATVTVTRESAWSHTTPKTTKRITKWRNWKLPVKITAVVLVPVIFALALGVLQIRGQTHQANEYAKLDRVVAVGSAVRNAVDSLQEERSQAAEFLVHGPVSAPEMQNRFTASDRLLDDIHRLLHTVPDSEAVRFARQETDRQLTGLAPVRQQVLGTHADPGVAINSYTELIGVLLALDRTLISQISSSQLVSTATTAHELAQISEEVQLQQALVLTGLTRGNFTNDNLARLAASESRRTAAVKEFRAAATPQQRMRYDQLYTNPEVPARETSVQLAMAERGNTPTQISPLPVSTSTWKTQSRTSLEALHALQAHLDRQLHDTAFTLQDTASNMAGLESVILLSALLIAGAIVVVVARHLLRSLDLLRRSALDTANYQLPQAVADIRAGNPTRARVQQVPVDSADEIGDVARAFDDVHTQAVNLATEQAEVRRSYSDSFINVSRRSQSLLERQLRLFEQLERDEEDPDQLATLFQLDHLATRMRRNNENLMVLSGADLARRFTQPTSPADLLRAAVSEIEHYPRVMVQPLPDVKIVGYAASDLVRLLAELLDNAANFSAPETQVTVSGHRHGDGSLDIEIVDHGIGMSHDDLAAVNQRLTSDDEIKLSTSRRMGLFVVGRLATRHGIRVELHPGTEEVGVRVAVSMGPELLVDAACVAPVVPRADDIMPNGRDAESMVEEFDWEAAEQDAATQRHPMRNGFHLLRSSTNGDPQTPRSDLLNTEEITLEPQRAPEHPNGATAPTPIFDDLASAWFQVSTSTPHSATRPAIRWPTPPASAARKGTFLSPPTGKFPSSQSARNGHGGQNRWSFNSDQARRRAEEVAAAEPSDYTSAGLPLRVPQANLVAGSADLAPEERARPPRDPNVARGRLASFQAGVKRGRHRQQLVSHNATPPTGAGPPPRDQNPRAKSGIETPEPPVDQETIDYTPAGLPRRTPKAALLPAMATEQAVKPRRDADLMRGRLASFQRGIHEGKHSLRDPHSADERR from the coding sequence GTGAGCAGCGGACTCGGCGACACGCCCGCGACCGTGACCGTGACCCGGGAGTCCGCGTGGTCGCACACCACACCGAAGACCACCAAGCGAATCACCAAATGGCGAAACTGGAAACTACCAGTCAAGATCACCGCCGTCGTACTCGTTCCGGTGATCTTCGCCCTGGCGCTCGGCGTGCTGCAGATCCGCGGCCAGACCCACCAGGCCAACGAATACGCCAAGCTGGATCGAGTGGTCGCGGTCGGCAGCGCGGTGCGCAATGCGGTTGACAGCCTGCAGGAAGAACGCAGCCAGGCGGCCGAATTCCTGGTGCACGGGCCGGTTTCCGCACCCGAAATGCAGAACCGGTTCACCGCCTCCGACCGGCTCCTCGACGACATCCATCGCCTGCTGCATACCGTCCCGGACAGCGAGGCGGTCCGGTTCGCCCGACAGGAAACCGATCGGCAGCTCACCGGGCTCGCGCCGGTCCGCCAGCAGGTGCTGGGTACCCACGCGGATCCGGGGGTGGCGATCAATTCCTACACAGAGCTCATCGGGGTCCTGCTGGCACTCGACCGCACGCTGATCAGCCAGATCTCGTCATCACAACTTGTGTCGACCGCGACCACCGCCCACGAGCTGGCCCAGATCAGCGAAGAGGTGCAACTCCAGCAGGCACTAGTGCTCACCGGCCTGACTCGCGGCAACTTCACCAACGACAACCTCGCCCGGCTCGCGGCCAGCGAATCCCGCCGCACCGCCGCAGTCAAGGAGTTCCGGGCGGCCGCCACACCACAACAGCGGATGCGCTACGACCAGCTCTACACCAATCCCGAGGTCCCGGCACGGGAAACCTCGGTGCAGCTAGCGATGGCCGAGCGCGGCAACACCCCGACTCAGATCTCGCCGCTGCCGGTGTCGACCTCAACTTGGAAAACCCAGTCGCGCACGTCGCTCGAAGCCCTCCACGCGCTCCAAGCGCACCTGGACCGGCAACTGCACGACACCGCATTCACCCTGCAGGACACCGCGAGCAACATGGCAGGGCTGGAGTCGGTGATCCTGCTGTCGGCGCTGCTGATTGCGGGCGCGATTGTCGTCGTTGTCGCCAGGCACCTGCTCAGGTCCCTCGACCTGCTGCGGCGCAGCGCGCTGGACACGGCGAACTACCAGCTGCCGCAGGCGGTCGCCGATATCCGTGCCGGAAACCCCACCCGAGCCCGCGTCCAGCAGGTGCCGGTGGACAGCGCCGACGAGATCGGCGATGTGGCGCGGGCGTTCGATGACGTGCACACCCAGGCCGTCAACCTCGCCACCGAGCAGGCCGAAGTCCGCCGCAGCTACAGCGACTCGTTCATCAACGTGTCGCGGCGCAGCCAGAGCCTGCTGGAGCGACAGCTCCGGCTGTTCGAGCAGCTCGAACGCGACGAGGAAGATCCCGACCAGCTGGCGACCCTGTTCCAGCTGGACCACCTGGCCACCCGGATGCGCCGCAACAATGAGAACCTCATGGTGCTCTCTGGGGCGGACCTTGCCCGCCGGTTCACCCAACCGACATCGCCGGCGGATCTGCTCCGCGCCGCGGTGTCGGAGATCGAGCACTACCCGCGGGTGATGGTGCAGCCGCTGCCGGACGTCAAGATCGTCGGCTACGCGGCCAGCGACCTGGTGCGGCTGCTGGCCGAACTGCTCGACAACGCCGCTAACTTCTCCGCGCCGGAAACCCAGGTCACTGTTTCCGGGCATCGACATGGCGACGGATCGCTGGACATCGAGATCGTGGATCACGGCATCGGTATGAGCCACGATGACCTCGCTGCGGTCAACCAGCGGCTGACCAGTGACGACGAAATCAAGTTGTCGACGTCCCGGCGCATGGGTCTGTTCGTCGTCGGTAGGCTCGCCACCCGCCACGGCATCCGGGTCGAGCTACATCCCGGTACCGAAGAGGTCGGGGTGCGCGTTGCGGTCAGCATGGGCCCCGAGCTGTTGGTCGATGCTGCCTGTGTGGCCCCGGTCGTGCCCCGGGCCGACGACATCATGCCCAACGGTCGCGACGCCGAGTCAATGGTCGAGGAGTTCGATTGGGAGGCGGCCGAACAGGACGCGGCTACCCAACGCCATCCCATGCGCAACGGTTTCCACCTGCTTCGGTCCTCCACCAATGGTGACCCGCAGACCCCACGAAGCGACCTGCTCAACACCGAAGAGATCACCCTAGAACCGCAGCGCGCGCCTGAGCATCCCAACGGCGCTACCGCTCCAACACCGATCTTCGACGACCTCGCGTCCGCGTGGTTCCAGGTGTCAACGTCCACCCCGCACTCTGCCACCCGCCCCGCCATCCGCTGGCCCACCCCTCCGGCAAGTGCTGCGAGGAAGGGAACCTTTCTGTCACCACCGACAGGAAAGTTCCCTTCCTCGCAGTCGGCACGCAATGGGCACGGCGGCCAGAACAGGTGGAGCTTCAACAGCGATCAGGCCCGGCGAAGGGCCGAGGAAGTTGCGGCGGCAGAGCCCTCCGACTACACCTCGGCGGGTCTTCCGCTGCGAGTTCCACAGGCGAACCTGGTAGCGGGCAGTGCCGATCTCGCCCCAGAGGAGCGAGCACGCCCACCCCGCGATCCGAATGTTGCACGCGGACGGTTGGCGAGCTTCCAAGCAGGGGTCAAGCGTGGGCGCCACCGCCAGCAGTTGGTCTCCCACAACGCCACCCCACCGACGGGAGCAGGGCCGCCGCCAAGGGACCAAAATCCGCGCGCCAAAAGCGGCATCGAGACGCCAGAACCGCCGGTCGACCAGGAGACCATCGACTACACCCCAGCCGGGCTGCCCCGGCGAACCCCAAAAGCGGCACTGTTACCGGCAATGGCCACTGAGCAGGCTGTCAAGCCGCGACGCGACGCAGATCTCATGCGCGGTCGGCTGGCCAGCTTCCAACGCGGCATCCACGAAGGCAAACACAGCCTCCGCGACCCGCATTCGGCGGACGAGCGCCGGTGA
- a CDS encoding DUF305 domain-containing protein, which produces MPGETRRPLAARIFVALASAVALLLLGAALGLLIRVPSFDSAEPQPTAVDIGFAQDMSMHHQQAVTMATLARERAADVAVRQLAFDIETNQRDQIGRMQGWLSLWGQPAQATGPVMTWMTADGGHDHRPSATGAPSGAPMPGMASSAEMSRLQSLRGPEFDVYFLQLMLRHHEGGAPMAEYGATHAAVPAVHQLAQNMLASQRNEADLMRTMLTERRAQPLR; this is translated from the coding sequence ATGCCAGGTGAGACCAGGCGGCCGCTAGCAGCCCGCATCTTCGTGGCCCTCGCGTCGGCGGTCGCCCTGCTGCTGCTCGGTGCGGCGCTCGGTCTGCTGATCCGGGTGCCGTCCTTCGACAGCGCCGAACCGCAGCCGACGGCGGTGGACATCGGGTTCGCGCAGGACATGTCCATGCACCACCAACAGGCGGTGACCATGGCGACGCTCGCGCGCGAGCGCGCCGCCGACGTCGCGGTGCGCCAGTTGGCGTTCGACATCGAAACCAACCAGCGCGACCAAATCGGCCGGATGCAGGGCTGGCTCAGCCTGTGGGGCCAGCCCGCGCAGGCGACTGGACCGGTCATGACGTGGATGACCGCAGACGGCGGCCACGACCACCGGCCCTCCGCAACCGGTGCGCCTTCGGGTGCCCCGATGCCCGGCATGGCCAGCAGCGCGGAGATGTCCCGGCTGCAGTCACTGCGCGGCCCAGAGTTCGACGTCTACTTCCTGCAGCTGATGCTGCGCCACCACGAGGGCGGTGCCCCGATGGCCGAGTACGGGGCAACGCACGCGGCCGTCCCAGCGGTCCACCAGCTGGCGCAAAACATGCTCGCCTCGCAGCGCAACGAGGCCGATCTCATGCGCACCATGCTCACCGAACGAAGAGCCCAACCGCTGCGCTGA